The following proteins come from a genomic window of Patescibacteria group bacterium:
- a CDS encoding HU family DNA-binding protein: protein MAKMTKSQALAALAESTNMKKKEVEAVMMAMIELAYKEVKKNGVFAIPGLGKFVKVHRKERMGRNPATGASIKIPAKTVVKFRVAKAAKEAVL, encoded by the coding sequence ATGGCAAAAATGACCAAATCTCAGGCGCTTGCAGCTTTAGCTGAAAGCACCAACATGAAGAAAAAAGAAGTGGAAGCTGTGATGATGGCAATGATTGAATTGGCTTACAAGGAAGTTAAGAAAAATGGGGTCTTTGCAATCCCAGGCTTAGGCAAGTTTGTTAAAGTACACCGCAAAGAAAGAATGGGCCGAAATCCAGCAACTGGCGCTTCTATCAAGATTCCGGCGAAAACAGTGGTCAAGTTCCGTGTGGCCAAAGCTGCCAAAGAAGCTGTTTTGTAA
- a CDS encoding KH domain-containing protein, giving the protein MEKDQKFLETLLDMLVSKPKKVKVARMVNERGVLLTIDVDPEDLGTLIGKQGRNIDAIRGLVRIIGMKEKAFVSVKLNQPDREEAK; this is encoded by the coding sequence ATGGAAAAAGACCAGAAATTTTTAGAAACTTTGTTAGACATGCTTGTTTCCAAGCCCAAGAAAGTAAAGGTTGCGCGCATGGTAAATGAAAGAGGAGTTTTGCTGACAATTGATGTTGATCCCGAGGATTTAGGCACTTTGATTGGCAAGCAGGGCAGAAATATTGATGCGATCCGAGGCTTGGTCAGAATAATCGGCATGAAAGAAAAGGCTTTTGTTAGCGTCAAATTAAATCAGCCTGATCGGGAAGAAGCTAAATAA